Proteins encoded by one window of Companilactobacillus ginsenosidimutans:
- a CDS encoding M48 family metalloprotease — protein MSDVTTYLLNYALDNHIGFELLNGIDSDWPSLAIPERNMMFINTNWYKQEELPMVVAHEIGHMLNGDSCYMYDKSGVGKINAESAANKVAIDLLLQYCKDYDIHFNSYIMFLQQFCIPLRYEYIVKKKMVMN, from the coding sequence ATGAGTGATGTTACAACTTACTTACTGAATTACGCACTAGATAATCACATAGGATTCGAATTACTTAATGGAATAGATTCTGATTGGCCTTCCTTAGCTATACCAGAACGTAACATGATGTTTATTAATACGAATTGGTACAAGCAAGAGGAACTACCAATGGTGGTAGCTCATGAGATTGGTCATATGCTTAATGGTGATTCTTGCTATATGTATGACAAGTCTGGTGTGGGGAAAATTAATGCTGAAAGTGCTGCTAATAAAGTAGCCATAGATTTACTACTACAATATTGTAAAGATTATGATATCCACTTCAATAGCTATATTATGTTTCTACAGCAATTCTGTATTCCTCTAAGATATGAATATATAGTAAAGAAGAAAATGGTAATGAATTAG
- a CDS encoding helix-turn-helix domain-containing protein, with amino-acid sequence MTTFERIKKVSKEQGYSLTKLNDKAGLGTNSIYHWKTKTPSTESLSKVANVLHVSVDYLLGKTDDPDINAKSKKVDIKDAMQDDYTIMSYGGREIPPEELEMIRRILDGGK; translated from the coding sequence ATGACAACGTTTGAACGAATTAAAAAAGTTTCAAAAGAACAGGGGTATTCCCTAACAAAACTAAATGACAAAGCTGGCTTAGGCACAAATTCCATATATCATTGGAAAACTAAAACGCCTAGTACTGAAAGCCTATCTAAGGTTGCTAATGTTTTACACGTATCTGTAGACTACCTATTGGGTAAAACGGATGATCCGGATATTAACGCTAAATCTAAAAAAGTAGATATTAAAGATGCTATGCAAGATGACTACACTATCATGAGCTATGGTGGTAGAGAAATACCACCGGAGGAATTAGAAATGATTAGACGTATCTTAGATGGGGGAAAATAA
- a CDS encoding helix-turn-helix domain-containing protein — MPEEQFAKVAYDIERSIKVELLNRDMTQKELAELIHANPQQLNRAIKGDMTPKSRELREQIEKVLGI, encoded by the coding sequence ATGCCAGAAGAACAATTCGCAAAGGTAGCATATGACATTGAACGATCAATCAAAGTTGAATTATTGAATCGAGATATGACTCAAAAAGAATTAGCCGAACTAATTCATGCTAATCCACAACAATTGAATAGAGCTATTAAAGGCGACATGACACCCAAGTCACGTGAGTTACGTGAGCAAATTGAAAAAGTCCTCGGTATATAG
- a CDS encoding phage antirepressor KilAC domain-containing protein, whose amino-acid sequence MNNLVIMKDQQAVTSSLQVAETFDKSHKHVLKAIDNLKEGVAENWADLFYEDTYIHPQNRQPYRVIYMSRDGFTLLAMGFTGKKALKFKMRYIEAFNKMEDQIKTGGFKVPSTMAEALRLAADQQEQLELMKPKAIFADSVATSHTTILVGDLAKIIKGNGVDTGARRLFQWMRDNGYLIKRKGADYNSPTQKSMEMGLFKIKESSHVNGDGVTVVTKTPKVTGKGQQYFVNKFLADQQLKIL is encoded by the coding sequence ATGAACAACTTAGTAATTATGAAAGATCAGCAAGCAGTGACTAGCAGTTTACAAGTTGCGGAAACGTTTGATAAAAGCCACAAGCATGTATTAAAGGCGATCGACAACTTAAAAGAGGGGGTGGCCGAAAATTGGGCAGACCTATTTTATGAAGATACATATATTCATCCTCAAAATAGACAACCATACCGCGTAATTTACATGAGCCGAGATGGTTTTACATTGCTAGCAATGGGATTCACAGGCAAGAAAGCTCTTAAATTCAAAATGCGATATATTGAAGCTTTTAACAAGATGGAGGATCAAATAAAAACTGGCGGTTTTAAAGTTCCGTCAACAATGGCCGAAGCTTTACGGTTAGCAGCCGACCAACAAGAACAGCTTGAACTAATGAAACCCAAAGCGATATTTGCAGATTCGGTAGCAACATCACATACCACTATCTTAGTTGGTGATCTTGCCAAAATCATCAAAGGAAATGGCGTTGATACAGGTGCAAGACGTTTATTCCAATGGATGAGAGATAACGGGTACTTAATCAAGCGTAAAGGCGCAGATTATAATTCTCCAACTCAAAAATCGATGGAAATGGGATTGTTCAAGATCAAGGAATCGAGCCACGTTAACGGTGATGGGGTAACTGTCGTTACTAAAACACCTAAGGTTACCGGTAAAGGACAACAATACTTCGTAAATAAATTTCTTGCAGATCAGCAGTTAAAAATCTTATAG
- a CDS encoding DUF2513 domain-containing protein, producing MRLNQDCVRDVMLYIEDKAVFGKFLFLDEFLEASELSNYEKDTIKYVLAKLDETNYLKSSIQWVNGDIYSFSTGMITWNGHKFLDTIRDNKVWSKTKSITKDFASVSISLIENIGSKVIAEMILNQMGNP from the coding sequence ATGCGTTTAAACCAGGATTGTGTTCGTGACGTTATGCTTTATATTGAAGATAAAGCTGTTTTTGGAAAATTCTTGTTCCTAGACGAATTTCTAGAAGCAAGTGAATTATCCAACTACGAGAAGGATACAATTAAATATGTTCTTGCTAAGTTAGACGAAACCAATTACTTAAAGTCATCTATTCAATGGGTGAACGGTGACATTTATTCATTTAGTACTGGCATGATTACTTGGAATGGTCATAAATTTTTAGACACAATTCGTGATAATAAGGTATGGAGTAAAACTAAATCCATCACCAAAGATTTCGCGTCTGTTTCTATTTCTTTGATTGAAAACATAGGATCAAAAGTTATTGCCGAGATGATTTTGAATCAAATGGGTAATCCTTAA
- a CDS encoding helix-turn-helix domain-containing protein yields MPEEKIAEVAYELESSIKIALIKNHITQRELAEQINANPQQLNRAIKGDMTPKSRELRKQIEKILGM; encoded by the coding sequence ATGCCAGAAGAAAAAATTGCAGAAGTTGCGTATGAATTAGAAAGTTCAATCAAGATTGCACTTATTAAAAATCATATTACACAACGAGAACTTGCAGAACAAATTAATGCTAATCCTCAACAACTCAATAGAGCAATCAAAGGTGACATGACACCTAAATCTAGAGAATTACGAAAGCAAATTGAAAAAATTCTTGGAATGTAG
- a CDS encoding DUF771 domain-containing protein has translation MQKITATVVMEIPEDKVIISKADFEEYQALKDDDYWWTPKDLKDHYHHDINWFKEKVLFVPRYKKELSTEFGGCVHYSSNDPVDGEKYNGRYWSFEPGRFRKFMKEHFAEINQ, from the coding sequence ATGCAAAAAATAACGGCAACTGTAGTAATGGAAATACCAGAAGATAAAGTGATCATCAGTAAAGCTGATTTCGAAGAATATCAAGCACTCAAAGATGACGATTACTGGTGGACTCCAAAAGATTTAAAGGACCATTACCACCACGATATCAATTGGTTCAAAGAGAAAGTTTTGTTTGTTCCTAGATATAAAAAAGAGCTTTCAACTGAATTCGGAGGCTGTGTTCATTATTCATCGAACGATCCTGTGGACGGTGAGAAATACAACGGTCGTTATTGGAGTTTTGAACCTGGTAGATTTAGAAAATTCATGAAGGAACACTTTGCTGAAATAAATCAATAG
- a CDS encoding helix-turn-helix domain-containing protein yields the protein MNNRIKELRREQSIKQKQLAEYFHVSPSTIHGWERGDVPMLIDDFHTLAMIFDVSMEYLGGYRDERNR from the coding sequence ATGAACAACAGGATTAAAGAACTAAGAAGAGAACAATCTATAAAGCAGAAACAATTAGCTGAATATTTTCATGTCAGTCCTTCCACAATTCATGGCTGGGAGCGTGGAGATGTACCAATGTTGATTGATGACTTCCACACGCTTGCAATGATTTTTGATGTATCAATGGAATATTTAGGAGGTTATAGAGATGAACGCAATAGATAA
- a CDS encoding siphovirus Gp157 family protein, which yields MATLYELTGNYKKLLEYAEDSDPTLYHDTMDSITDAIEDKAVGYAKVDKELAKDEVALKEEAQRLNARAHVIANNRKRLKENLQIAMEETSTPKIKTPEFTIYIQKNNPSVSIVDEHDIPAYLFETKQVMDKKRISSLLKEGKDVPGAELKTSSSVRIR from the coding sequence ATGGCCACATTATATGAATTAACTGGTAATTATAAAAAATTACTAGAGTATGCAGAGGATTCAGATCCAACACTGTATCACGACACAATGGACAGTATCACTGATGCCATTGAAGACAAAGCTGTCGGATACGCAAAGGTAGATAAGGAACTGGCAAAGGACGAAGTTGCACTAAAAGAAGAAGCACAACGCCTTAATGCACGGGCTCATGTCATTGCAAACAATCGCAAGCGACTAAAGGAGAACTTGCAAATTGCTATGGAAGAAACTTCCACGCCTAAGATCAAAACTCCAGAGTTTACTATCTACATTCAGAAAAACAATCCTTCAGTAAGCATTGTGGATGAGCATGACATTCCCGCTTATCTATTTGAAACCAAACAGGTTATGGATAAGAAAAGAATTTCGTCACTTTTAAAGGAAGGGAAAGACGTGCCAGGTGCTGAATTGAAAACTAGCTCGTCTGTAAGGATTAGATAA
- a CDS encoding DEAD/DEAH box helicase yields MFELRPYQLKTISNIYKSFDRGNRSIIVQQPPRTGKTVIMAEIARRATDKGNRILFVVHRKEIVDQVISTFKQQGVNMPLAKIGMVQTITRHVDKLKPPSIIFVDEGHHVKAKSYMRILDTFPNALKLLFTATPYRLDGSGFDDVADDLILGNTIKDLISDGFLAPVDYYAPKQLDVDQLKVKRNGEFDEKSIAKAFKPKVYGNAVKTFQKLAGDKQAIAYAYNVASAERLAKELNNHGITARSVSGKTPKDERDQIIQDYRNGKIQVVTNAELFTEGLDLPNVDCVIMLRPTQSLSLYLQFAMRCMNPREGKTAIIIDHVGNVNRFGLPTENREWKLEGSKKTNRSNDRSDVKSVTVCPKCFMTFYRKGDKCPFCGAELTEEKELEVVEDAKLEKVKEERLRKAHMIMNNNLAAKVADKTPNQLKNMAEIKAFAEFKNYKKGWIYYYGKKRGFIK; encoded by the coding sequence TTGTTTGAGTTAAGACCGTACCAGCTCAAAACGATAAGCAATATTTATAAGTCTTTCGACCGTGGTAATCGTTCCATAATCGTTCAGCAACCGCCAAGAACGGGTAAAACGGTAATCATGGCTGAAATCGCTCGCCGTGCAACAGACAAGGGTAACCGTATTTTGTTTGTTGTCCACCGTAAAGAGATCGTTGACCAAGTGATATCTACATTCAAACAACAAGGCGTGAACATGCCATTGGCGAAAATTGGAATGGTACAAACCATAACAAGACACGTAGACAAGTTAAAACCACCATCAATAATTTTTGTTGATGAAGGGCACCACGTTAAAGCTAAAAGCTACATGAGAATACTTGATACGTTTCCTAATGCATTGAAATTACTTTTTACTGCCACGCCTTACCGTTTGGATGGTAGCGGGTTTGATGATGTGGCTGACGATTTGATACTTGGCAATACCATTAAAGACTTGATCAGTGATGGTTTCCTGGCACCAGTCGATTATTATGCACCAAAACAATTGGATGTTGATCAGCTGAAAGTAAAGCGCAACGGTGAATTTGATGAAAAATCTATCGCTAAGGCGTTCAAACCTAAGGTGTATGGAAACGCCGTGAAGACATTTCAGAAACTAGCAGGCGACAAACAGGCTATTGCATATGCCTACAACGTGGCTAGTGCTGAACGATTAGCGAAAGAATTAAATAATCATGGGATAACAGCCCGTTCAGTCAGTGGTAAAACACCAAAGGACGAGCGAGACCAGATAATTCAAGATTATCGAAACGGAAAGATACAGGTTGTAACCAATGCTGAATTATTTACCGAAGGGCTTGACCTTCCAAACGTGGATTGTGTAATTATGCTACGTCCCACACAGTCACTATCGTTGTACCTGCAATTCGCTATGCGGTGCATGAATCCACGTGAAGGCAAGACAGCTATCATTATCGACCACGTTGGCAATGTGAATAGGTTTGGACTTCCTACGGAAAACCGTGAATGGAAACTTGAGGGTTCAAAAAAAACGAACCGTAGCAATGACCGCAGTGATGTTAAATCAGTGACGGTATGTCCAAAGTGTTTCATGACGTTTTACCGCAAGGGTGATAAATGTCCTTTCTGTGGTGCTGAATTGACCGAGGAAAAGGAATTAGAAGTAGTAGAAGATGCCAAACTTGAAAAAGTTAAAGAGGAACGGTTAAGAAAAGCCCATATGATCATGAACAACAATCTAGCTGCCAAAGTAGCAGATAAGACGCCAAACCAATTGAAGAATATGGCAGAGATAAAAGCATTTGCTGAATTCAAGAATTACAAAAAAGGATGGATTTATTACTACGGAAAGAAAAGAGGATTTATCAAATGA
- a CDS encoding AAA family ATPase produces the protein MTILPKNEPHQPHNTPRNFFIWGATMSGKSYLASYFPDSIVFSTDGNEKNSGTRPTIALQNKVNAQGKITESVIDILDKYILALRTEQHSFKTVVIDVIEDVTVLIEQAICMENNVKSLSDIPYGKGYSMFNSMLQELVIDLKALKMNVVYISREVMRTDSNDNPVPAPALKDKYYNVVNGNCDIVIRTQHLGTRYIQTVTDIRRKYKQSEIDDPQILRILSAIPGALVKDMPAQTQTNNKDGK, from the coding sequence ATGACTATACTACCAAAGAACGAACCGCACCAACCACACAACACGCCTAGAAATTTCTTTATCTGGGGTGCAACCATGTCTGGTAAGAGTTACCTAGCTTCATACTTTCCAGACTCTATCGTATTTAGTACTGACGGTAATGAAAAGAATTCTGGTACTCGTCCTACTATTGCATTGCAAAACAAAGTTAACGCACAAGGAAAGATCACAGAATCAGTCATTGATATTTTAGATAAATATATTTTAGCTTTGCGGACGGAACAGCATTCATTCAAGACAGTAGTCATTGATGTTATTGAAGATGTGACTGTATTGATTGAGCAAGCAATATGCATGGAGAACAATGTTAAATCGTTGTCTGATATTCCGTACGGTAAAGGCTATTCAATGTTTAACTCAATGCTTCAAGAATTGGTTATCGATCTAAAGGCATTAAAAATGAACGTTGTTTATATCAGCCGTGAAGTAATGAGAACCGACTCGAACGATAACCCAGTACCCGCACCAGCGTTGAAAGATAAGTATTACAACGTGGTAAATGGTAACTGTGACATTGTTATTCGTACTCAACACTTAGGTACTCGATACATTCAAACAGTTACTGATATAAGACGCAAGTACAAACAATCTGAAATTGATGATCCACAGATTTTAAGAATTTTATCAGCAATACCAGGAGCATTAGTCAAAGACATGCCCGCACAAACACAAACAAATAATAAGGATGGTAAATAA
- a CDS encoding bifunctional DNA primase/polymerase, whose product MKNLVNYAVAYAHKGLSVLPMLNKKPLIKFADQPALTEPEIRELWKKYPFAQIAIRTTDFFVIDIDTADAHGHDGFKSIDEYEHKDLLIPTLEQRTASGGRQLIYFKRNDIEVSQNIGWLPGVDVKAHVNNYIVIAPSVHKGKQYEWLNHNPIVTPSRELIELINCKPAGKQRYNGQTYSTDKTATSELFEEIVNGLGETGGRNNALASFIGGLLYRNVEVETAHQLALLANDNTEKSLSPNEFERTFESMVKKEIRRREDVHNIEQQFK is encoded by the coding sequence ATGAAAAATTTAGTTAATTATGCAGTGGCTTATGCTCACAAGGGTTTGAGCGTACTCCCTATGTTAAACAAAAAACCATTGATAAAGTTCGCTGATCAACCTGCATTGACTGAACCAGAGATTCGAGAGCTGTGGAAGAAATACCCGTTTGCACAGATTGCGATACGAACAACTGATTTTTTCGTTATCGATATCGATACAGCTGATGCACACGGTCATGACGGTTTTAAGTCTATTGATGAATACGAACACAAAGATTTGTTAATACCAACGTTAGAGCAGAGAACAGCAAGCGGTGGCAGGCAGTTGATTTATTTCAAACGTAACGATATTGAAGTATCTCAAAACATAGGCTGGTTACCAGGCGTTGACGTCAAGGCACATGTTAATAACTACATTGTTATAGCTCCAAGCGTTCACAAGGGCAAGCAATACGAATGGTTGAACCATAACCCAATTGTGACGCCTAGCCGTGAATTAATTGAATTAATTAATTGCAAGCCAGCAGGCAAGCAACGGTACAACGGACAAACGTATTCAACAGATAAAACCGCAACATCTGAATTGTTTGAAGAGATCGTAAACGGACTTGGCGAAACGGGCGGCAGGAACAACGCCCTAGCAAGTTTCATAGGTGGCCTGCTGTATCGGAATGTAGAAGTAGAAACAGCCCACCAGCTTGCGTTATTGGCTAATGACAATACTGAAAAATCATTATCGCCCAACGAGTTTGAAAGAACATTCGAGTCAATGGTAAAAAAAGAAATCAGAAGAAGGGAGGACGTACACAACATTGAGCAACAATTTAAGTGA
- a CDS encoding VapE domain-containing protein — translation MQRSQKVVEMPLNFSLNKDGKIKTNSLKNIGLILEHDKTLRALFAFNDFTHEIGVVKDVPELSIDKGQMLDDYDPSVLRYIEDKYDLFFNRNLLQMAITNDARKRRYNPVRDYFDFVYTEWDGKERVADLLPDFLGVEKSDVTTLITKIFFTGAVSKVYEPETKFDFVLDLVGGQGAGKTTFLKKMAREWYTDQFTDFKDKDNFSVMLRSLIANDDEMTATNSSSFEALKKFVSAQELEYRPPYGHESIRYDKNFVLARTTNEMTYLKDRTGERRFLPVKVNASRQKKTPFDDLNDDLINQLWGEFVSYYQHGFTFGLTKTQEAILSKHRKEFMYVDEVEAQIEEFLESYPEKFVSSKQIGKYLGEDNLVKNRRLSKKIKYVMDNKEGWKYITSPKRGYRKN, via the coding sequence ATGCAGAGAAGTCAAAAAGTCGTTGAGATGCCATTAAATTTTTCATTGAACAAAGATGGAAAAATCAAGACTAACAGTCTCAAAAACATTGGTTTGATACTAGAACACGATAAGACGTTAAGAGCATTGTTTGCATTCAATGACTTCACTCATGAAATCGGAGTAGTTAAAGACGTCCCAGAACTTAGCATTGATAAAGGTCAAATGCTTGATGACTACGATCCATCAGTTCTTAGGTACATTGAGGACAAGTACGATTTATTTTTCAATCGCAATCTTCTACAGATGGCCATCACGAACGACGCCCGTAAAAGGCGATACAATCCTGTACGTGATTATTTCGACTTCGTATATACGGAGTGGGATGGAAAAGAACGTGTAGCCGATTTACTCCCAGATTTTCTGGGAGTTGAAAAATCAGACGTTACAACATTGATTACTAAGATTTTTTTCACTGGTGCCGTATCAAAAGTATACGAACCTGAAACGAAATTCGATTTCGTGCTTGATTTAGTAGGTGGACAGGGAGCAGGAAAAACAACCTTTTTGAAGAAGATGGCCCGCGAATGGTACACAGACCAGTTCACCGATTTTAAGGACAAGGATAATTTCAGTGTCATGTTACGTTCATTGATCGCTAACGATGATGAAATGACTGCCACGAATAGCAGTAGTTTCGAAGCACTGAAAAAATTTGTATCAGCACAAGAATTAGAATACAGACCGCCATACGGTCACGAGTCAATTCGATATGACAAGAACTTTGTTCTAGCAAGAACTACCAATGAAATGACATATCTGAAAGATCGAACAGGTGAGCGTAGATTTCTTCCTGTCAAAGTTAATGCAAGTAGACAAAAAAAGACCCCGTTCGATGATTTGAACGATGATCTTATCAATCAATTATGGGGCGAATTTGTTTCATATTATCAGCATGGATTTACATTTGGATTAACTAAGACACAAGAAGCTATCCTGTCTAAGCACCGTAAAGAATTTATGTATGTGGATGAAGTAGAAGCACAGATTGAAGAATTTTTGGAGAGCTATCCCGAAAAATTCGTAAGTAGCAAACAAATCGGTAAATATTTAGGTGAAGACAATCTTGTCAAGAATCGTAGATTATCTAAAAAGATAAAGTACGTGATGGATAACAAAGAGGGATGGAAGTACATAACATCTCCAAAAAGGGGTTACCGCAAAAATTAA
- a CDS encoding VRR-NUC domain-containing protein, with amino-acid sequence MTKSEAAIQNDIRVAVGAHDCMIFRTNVGKVRTDTGRYFDTGLPQGHPDLYGFKFNNGEVFYIEVKNKNGRAREDQKQFHYMLTNHGIIHGIARSPEDALKIIDEELVGYGY; translated from the coding sequence ATGACTAAATCAGAAGCAGCGATTCAAAATGATATCCGTGTAGCTGTGGGCGCTCATGATTGTATGATTTTTAGAACAAACGTGGGTAAGGTCAGAACTGACACGGGTAGGTATTTTGATACGGGACTGCCACAAGGGCACCCCGATTTATATGGATTTAAATTTAACAACGGCGAAGTATTTTACATAGAAGTTAAAAATAAAAACGGACGGGCTCGTGAAGATCAAAAGCAGTTTCATTACATGCTAACCAATCACGGTATTATTCACGGCATAGCTCGAAGTCCAGAAGATGCATTAAAAATTATTGATGAGGAGTTGGTGGGGTATGGGTATTAA
- a CDS encoding N-6 DNA methylase, producing MLKTDTINELIGVDDSWKAPEKFLSIMLDKTKRTELFKSFLAYETDMSFDWFHMYFQDEAADRKKKKQDFTPQSISKLINKLTDNDDSDMYFEPAAGTGGIVIDHYYQMCTKQLPWDYKPSEHYHTLEELSDRAIPFLLFNMAIRGMNATVIQIDSLSRENCKGVFFIQNIKDDALAFSDINIMPYSDMVKNEFKINSWSDERYPEHIENTLEEVFDERTIKSIKQRSSFK from the coding sequence ATGTTAAAAACGGACACTATCAACGAACTAATAGGCGTTGATGATTCGTGGAAAGCACCAGAAAAATTTTTGTCTATTATGCTGGACAAGACTAAACGTACCGAGCTGTTTAAATCATTTTTAGCTTATGAAACTGATATGAGCTTTGATTGGTTTCATATGTACTTCCAAGATGAGGCAGCAGACCGCAAGAAAAAGAAACAGGATTTTACACCACAAAGTATTTCTAAGCTAATAAACAAACTAACTGACAATGATGATTCTGATATGTATTTCGAACCAGCTGCAGGAACTGGCGGTATTGTTATTGATCACTATTATCAGATGTGTACCAAACAATTGCCATGGGATTACAAGCCCAGCGAACACTACCATACGTTAGAAGAATTATCAGATAGAGCCATTCCATTTCTATTATTCAATATGGCGATTCGAGGAATGAACGCCACGGTGATTCAAATAGATAGCCTATCCAGAGAAAATTGTAAGGGAGTTTTCTTTATCCAAAACATTAAAGATGATGCACTGGCTTTCAGTGATATCAATATCATGCCGTATTCTGACATGGTCAAAAATGAATTCAAAATAAATAGTTGGAGTGATGAACGATACCCAGAACATATCGAGAACACCCTAGAGGAGGTATTTGATGAAAGAACTATCAAGTCAATTAAGCAACGATCATCTTTCAAATAA
- the pnuC gene encoding nicotinamide riboside transporter PnuC has translation MNNFRLSNASHVLKPSWYKQQMSGWSKPSYILLIIGWIFLITVGFMGGVNELAITSTVAGVIGFTCTVAITNGKPINGILGFVSAIMLIYVASVTGNYSDIIMQAFYVMLLDLPIMFSFSWNKTEFQPRKMKRHDLLLTSLIFLAFLLITYGIDTLLQSPQAVLDAIAATIGLTGAVLTLKKFRATYYFWLAQGLMSIALWIQTALHGHAVWVLMFTYILYLLNDLVAFTSSKWFHERKA, from the coding sequence ATGAATAATTTTAGACTATCAAATGCAAGTCACGTATTAAAACCAAGTTGGTATAAACAGCAAATGAGTGGTTGGAGTAAGCCGAGTTATATCCTTTTAATTATTGGGTGGATCTTCTTAATCACAGTAGGTTTTATGGGTGGAGTAAATGAATTAGCCATTACTTCAACTGTTGCTGGTGTTATCGGATTTACATGTACAGTTGCAATTACAAACGGCAAACCTATCAACGGCATTCTCGGGTTCGTATCGGCTATCATGTTAATCTATGTAGCGTCCGTAACGGGTAACTATTCCGATATTATTATGCAAGCATTTTATGTTATGCTTTTAGATTTGCCTATTATGTTCTCATTCAGTTGGAATAAGACAGAATTTCAACCGCGTAAGATGAAACGACATGATCTGCTGTTGACAAGTTTAATCTTTTTAGCCTTCTTACTTATAACCTATGGAATTGACACACTATTACAATCACCACAAGCCGTATTAGATGCAATCGCAGCTACAATTGGTTTAACAGGTGCAGTATTGACTCTTAAGAAGTTTAGAGCTACATATTATTTCTGGTTAGCCCAAGGATTAATGTCAATAGCTCTTTGGATTCAAACGGCTCTCCATGGTCATGCAGTCTGGGTATTGATGTTTACTTATATTCTATACTTGCTAAATGATTTGGTCGCATTTACAAGTTCAAAATGGTTCCATGAGAGAAAGGCTTAA
- a CDS encoding transcriptional regulator yields MSIIRSGTKKRIEEILRDYPKMDRYIHDRREELMFPTKSEDENVGGGKSSKISKPQEQMLITIDEDKQLKALEREQEAVEISLADSDADTNVIAEELYFKEHPKYQMDGLIEDELIYCGRTQAFQKKSKLIRRIAKEMGLYDPY; encoded by the coding sequence GTGAGCATCATTAGATCAGGAACGAAGAAACGAATTGAAGAAATTTTACGTGACTATCCTAAGATGGATAGATATATCCATGATAGAAGAGAAGAATTAATGTTTCCAACCAAGTCAGAAGATGAAAATGTAGGCGGTGGCAAGTCATCTAAGATTTCTAAGCCACAAGAACAGATGCTTATTACTATTGACGAGGACAAGCAACTAAAAGCCTTGGAACGTGAGCAAGAAGCAGTAGAAATCAGCTTAGCTGATAGCGATGCCGACACTAATGTCATTGCTGAAGAATTATATTTCAAGGAACATCCAAAGTATCAAATGGATGGATTGATTGAAGACGAGCTAATATATTGCGGACGTACTCAAGCATTCCAAAAGAAGTCTAAATTGATTAGAAGAATTGCAAAAGAAATGGGACTATATGATCCCTATTAA
- a CDS encoding putative holin-like toxin: MSVYQALMLMISFSTLTVIILKFNQKK; the protein is encoded by the coding sequence ATGAGCGTGTATCAAGCTTTAATGTTGATGATTTCATTTTCAACATTAACAGTTATCATACTAAAATTTAATCAAAAAAAATAA